The nucleotide window CCCCGGCTCACGCTGAACCCGGCCAAGCGCTACCGCCTGCACTTCAACACGGCCAACAACCGCGAGTACATCACCGACTATACCCAGGCCAAGCGCACCCCGCCCATCGACAAAGTAAACTGGCAGGTCGAGGGCAACAGTGTGCGCATCTTGGTCAGTGCCCACGACGCTGCCAACCAGACCCGGTACTACCGCTGGGACATGGACGAAACCTGGGAGTTTACCTCCGCCTACCACAGCTACCTGGAGTACAGCAATGGAAAGATCCGGCCCCGGGCAGTGGATATCTACCGCTGCTGGGGTACCCAGCCTAGTGGCCTCATCAAACTTTTTACGACCACGAAGCTGAGCCAGGACGTGGTGGCGGATTACCCGGTGCTAATGCTGCCATCGAACTCGGTAAAGCTGCGCTACAAGTACAGCGTGCTGGTCAAGCAGTATGCCCAGACCGTGGAGGAGTTTGCCTACTGGGAGGCCCTGCGCAAAAACACGGAGAACATCGGCACCCTCTTCGACCCGCTGCCCAGCCAGCTCACGGGCAACATCCATTGTGTCACCGACCCCGCGGAGCTTGTGCTGGGCTACATCGGGGCCTACTCCGTGCAGGAACAGCGCCTTTTTATCAGCCGCGACCAGCTGCCCGCTGACTGGAAATTTGAAACCGGCTACGAAACGTGTGGGGTACCCGATACTGTATCTGGCTTCTATAAGGATGTGGCCTTCCTGACGCCTAACTACCTGCCCTTGGAAGACTTAGAAGGAAGGTACACTGCCCAGTATGCCGACTGCGTCGACTGCCGGCGGCGGGGCACCAATGTCCAGCCCACCTTCTGGAAGTAACTCTTGCTTTAAGCTCCTCTGTCCGTGCCGCACCTGTACACCGCTGATTTGTCTGCCTTCCACTTTCTGTCTCGCTGGGTAGCCCGCGCCGGGGCCGGCCTGCTTGCGGGCGGCCTGCTCTGGTCCGGGAGCCTAAGCTCTGCCCACGCCCAGTCCGACTCGCTGCGCACCCTGGACCGGCAACTGAGCCGCTACAGCCAGCAGCGGCTCCCGGAAAAGCTGTTTCTGCACGTCGACCGGCCTTTTTACGTCAGTGGCGAAATTATGTGGTTTAAGGTCTACGCCGTCGATGGGGTGCAGCACAAGCCTCTTATGGTGAGCAAAGTGGCGTATGTGGAGCTGCTAGACCGGGAGCAGAAGCCGGTGCTGCAGGGCAAGATAAAGCTGCTGAACGCCGCGGGTCAGGGCACCTTTGTGCTGCCTAAATCCCTGGCTTCGGGCACCTACACGGTGCGGGCCTACACCAACTGGATGAAGAACTTCCCGCCCGAGTATTACTTCCACAGCACCATCACCGTCGTCAACACCTTTGGCAGCGTTACCAAAGCTGCACCGACCCCGACCACCGCGGGCACCGACGCGCAGTTCTTTCCCGAGGGCGGGCATCTGGTCAAGGGCCTGACCAGCACCGTGGCCTTTCAAGTAACCGACCAGCGCGGCCAGGGCGTAGCCGCCTCGGGCATCATCGTGGACCAGCGCGGGCGGAATGTGGCGCAGCTCAGCACCCTCAAGTTTGGCTTGGGCTCCTTTGCCTTTACGCCCACCGAGACCGGAGCTAGTTACAGCGCTATTCTTCAGCTGCCCAATAACCAGACACTCACCCGCAAGCTGCCCGCCGTGCAGGAACAAGGCTACGTGCTGCACCTGGCGTCCACCGCCAATGGCCTGAGCGTTACGGTCCAGACCACGGTTGCGGGAGCCGACGACATTCTGCTGCTGGGCCATGCCCGCCAGCAGCCATTCGTAGCCACCATGGGCCGGTTCCGGGACAATAAGGCCGTTTTTACCCTCGATAAGAAAGACCTGCCCGAAGGCATTGCGCACTTTACCGTATTCAATGCGGCCCGCAAGCCGCTCTGTGAACGGCTTTATTTTACCCCACCCACCCAGCAGCTGACGTTGCGGGCCTCGACCGACAAGAAAGAGTACTCGGTCCGGGAAAAAGTGAGTTTGCAGCTATCCGCGGCCGGACCGGGCGCCCGGCCCCTGCCAGCCAATGCCTCGGTGGCCGTGTACCGCCTCGACTCCCTGTCGGCGGCGGCCGGTACCTCCATCAACAGCTACCTGTGGCTGGCCTCCGACCTGAAAGGCCGCATTGAAAATCCCGACTACTACTTCTCGGCCAACTCCGCGGAAGTTGCCCAGGCCGCCGACAACCTGATGCTGACCCAGGGCTGGAGCCGTTTCCGCTGGGCCGACGTGGTAGGCAGTTCCCGGCCGGCCCCCGCCTTCTACCCCGAAACGAGCGGCCACTGGATTCAGGGAAAGTTGACCCACCGCGGCACCGGGCAGGCGGCGCCGGGCATTCCGGTGTATTTGGCCAGCCCCAGCCGGCAGCCCCGCCTCTACAGCAGCATAAGTCAGCCCGACGGCCGGGTGCAGTTCGACATGCGCGACTTCTACGGGCCCAAGGAAATAGTGGTGCAAACCAATACCCAGGTCGACAGCACCTACCAAGTGGAGGTTTACTCGCCCTTCTCCACGGCCTACGCTCCTACCCAGCAGGCGGCCTTGCAGCTGCCCGAGTCGCTAAGGCCCGAGCTGGCTCAGCGCCATTTGCAGGCCCAGGTGCAAACGGCTTATTTTAAAAAGTTTACCAACCAATACGCCCTGTCCCAAACCGACAGCCTGCCTTTCTACGGCAAGCCCAGTGAGCAGTATATGCTCGATGCCTACACCCGGTTCAAGGTGATGGAGGAGGTCATGCGCGAGTACGTGCCCGGTGTGCTGGTCCGGATTCGCAAAGGCCAGTTTCACTTTCAGGTAATTGACCACCTGAACAATCAGCCCATGACGGACGACCCGCTGGTGCTGCTAGACGGGGTACCGGTTTTCAATATCAACAAGGTGGTGGCCCTCGACCCGTTGAAAATTCAGAAACTGGACGTCATTACCAGCCGCTACTTTCACGGCCGCCAGATTCATCAGGGCCTGGTAAGCTACACCACCTACAAGGGCGACCTGGGCAGCTATAAGCTCGATGCCCACGCCCTGCTGCAGGAGTACGAAGGCCTACAGCGGCAGCGCGAATTCTATTCGCCCCGCTACGATACGCCCCAGGCCCAGCAGAGCCGCCTGCCCGACTTTCGCAACTTGCTGTACTGGAATCCGCAGGTGACTACCACAGCCGCCGGCCCCTCAGCTCTGAGCTTTTATACCGCTGACCAGCCCGGCAAATATGTGGTGGTGGTACAGGGCTTGTCGACCACGGGGCTGGCCGGGAGCTACCGTACTTTTCTACAGGTCAAGTCGGCCCTATAGCCGGGCTAGCAGCTAGACTTACCCGCGTAGCTGGCTCAACAAAGAAGAGGGGCCTTTCCCGGCGTCATGCCCGGAAAAGCCCCTCTTTCGTGATATAGACCAAGCTTGGCGTTAAATCTTTTCGGGCAACAGCGTGGCTTCGGGGTAGTTGCCGAGCACGGGCTGGGCAGGAACGCCTTCCGTTACGGCTTCTACCAGCAGCTTACCACCCACAAACGCGCCTTTCCAGGATTCGCCCAGGCCACCGAAAACTTCTTCCCGGTCGCCGCGGGAGCGGAGCTTGTTGACGCCCATCTTGAAGGCCCGCACTTCCTTGGCCGTACGCTGAGCCCACTTCTCGTCATCCGAGGCCAGAGCCCCAACCAGGGCCCCGTTGCTGATGTTCATCTCGCCCACCAGCTCTTCAACCCGGTCGACGAGCACGATGGAGTCAATCGGGCCGAAGGGCTCCTTGAAGTACAGCTCGCTCTGCCGGGGCAGGTTAACCAGGGCCCGCGGGGCGCGGTAGGCACTCATGTCCTGGCCAGGCAAAAACAGACTCTCATCCAGCTTGCCTTCAAAAATGGGCGTAGCGCCGGTCTTGAGGGCATTTTCGTAGAGCCGGTCGAGGTCTTCCGCCTGGTTTTTATTGATAACCGGACCAAAGGCCAGCTCGGGCAGCTTGTCGCCGGGGTTGTCGACGAGAGTGGGGTTGCCTACTTTCAGGCTTTTTACTGCTTCCCAATAGGTTTCCAGAAACTGCGGAAACAGGCTGCGCTGCACCACGAAGCGCACGTAGGCCGTGCAGCGCTGCTTGCCGTAGTCGTAGCCCTTCTTGAGCTGGTCGGCCAACGAGTTCCAGTCCGAGTAATCCCAGATGCCGTAGGTGTTTACGCCCTCCATTTCCAGCATGTAGCGCTTGTGCTCCTGGCTTAGGGCGTCGGCGATGTTGCGGCCATTGTAGCGGCCACCCACGAAGCTGAGGCAATCCACGGCTTCGTTTTTCACCAGCACGTCGCTGAGCTCTCCGCCGGGGCCGCTGACCAGCGTTACGGGCAGGCCGCAGCGGCGGGCAATGGCGAAGGCAAAGCTCAGGGAAATAAAGCCGCCGTCGGTAGGCGTTTTGGCAATAACCGAGTTGCCGCACAAGGCCTGCACCAGCACCGCGTGCAAGAGGACCGAGTGCGGATAGTTCCAGGAGGCAATGTTCGACACCAAGCCCAGCGGCGTGCGGTTGCCCAGCATTTCCTCGATGTTGTCGACGTACCACTGCACGCCCTCGATGGCGCGGTCAATGTCGGTAAAGCCCAGCTTGTAGGTTTTGCCGATTTCCCACATCAGCAGCTTGCCTACCAGCTCTACGTGGGGGCGCAGTTGGTTGAGGCATTCCTGCACTTTGTTGCGGCGCTCATCCAGGTCGGTGGCGGCCCAGGCAGCAGCTTCCTGCTTGGCAAACTGCACGGCCTTGAGGGCCTGCTCCCGGTTGAGCATGGGCATTGCGGCCAGCTGGGTGCCGTCGATGGGCGAAGTAAACTCGCGGGGCGAGCCGGGCTGCTGCCACTGACCTTCCATCAGGTTCTGAAACTTGCCGTCCGAAGTAAAAATCTCGGGCGTGAGCTGCTTAACCTGGTTCAGCAAAGAGCCGAACTCTACCGCGGGTGAAATGAATTTGGGCATGAAAGAATGTGTGAGGATGTTGGGTTGGACTAAGCGGGTGGGAGCAGACAGAGCGGGTTGAGCTAGTATAAGCCGGGGCCTAAGGAAGTTGTTTGGATTGGATTAGGCAACCTTAGCCGGAGCTACCCCCTGCTGCACCATGCACGTCACTAGGTCATCGACCATGCCCGAGGAGCCGATAAAGAGCGGGGCGCGCTGATGGTAATCGGTAGGCACAATGTCGAGCACGGCCTCGGCACCAGCCAGCGCTTTGCCCCCGGCCTGCTCAATGAGGAAGGCCAAGGGGTAGCCTTCATACAGCAGGCGCAGCTTGCCGTTGAGGTTCTTGGCCGTGGGCGGGTACAGATAAATGCCCCTTTAAAGAGGTTGCGGTGGTAATCAGCCACCAGGGAGCCAATGTAGCGCCCACTGTAGCGGCGCTCCTTGCACTCGGTCAAGTAGCTGCGCACCCACTCGGGGTAGTCAAACCAGTTGCCTTCATTGCAGGAGAAGGTGGTACCCTGCTCCGGAATTTTTACGCCGTCGTGGGAGAGGAAGAATTCGCCCAGGGAATTCTCGTAGGTGAAGCAAGCCACCCCGTGCCCGGTGCTATACACGAGCATCGTGCTGGAACCGTACAGGATGTAGCCGGCCGCTACCTGCTTGCGCCCACCCTGCAGAAAATCCTCGGGAGTAGCCTTGGAACCCATCGGTGAGACGCGGCGGTAGATGCTGAAGATGGTACCGATGCTGACGTTCACGTCAATGTTGGAGGAGCCATCGAGCGGGTCCATGGCCACTACGTAGCGGCCCTGGTCGTTGCCGGTGTGGATGATTTCGTCGTCTTCCTCGGAGAGAATGGCGCAGGCCTCGCCCCCGTTTTTCAGGGCCCGGATAAAGCGGATGTTGGCTACCACGTCGAGCTTCTGCTGCTGCTCGCCCTGCACGTTCTGGGCACCGTAGTTGCCGGTAATGTCCATCAGGCCGGCCCGGTTGATTTCCCGGTTCACGATTTTGGCGGCTAGGGCAATGTCGCGCAGCAACTGGCTGAGTTCACCGGTTGCAAAGGGGAATTCCGCCTGCTTGCGCATGATATAGCGGTCCAGCGTGGTTCCGACGGGGCTGGCAAGTGTGTTTTCGTTAGGGGCACTCATGGGTGAGAATCAGGAATTGGGAGGAAAATTCGGGCAATAGGCTAGCGTTCCGCTCCTATTCGGGCGGTATTGAGGAGGATTGAAAGGCAAAATTGAACGGCAGCAGGAAGGTTAGCTCATTGGGTCCGGCGGAGGCGGCCAGACCAAGGCTGTGGAAACGTTTGCGCAGACAAGAGGTTATGCGCGGCGCAAAGCTGCCGAACCAAGGAGAAGAGAATGGGCGGTTGCCCAGCGGGTTCCCCACCTCTGCCAAGGCGGGGAACCACGCGTAACCAGGAACTTAGCTTTTGGCTTCGGGCTGCTTCTGGCTTTGCCAGAGCACTACCTGCCAGCCTTTTTTGGCGTCTTTCACCTGTACCACCACGTACTTGAGGTGGGCCACGTTGGGCGTACCGTCGGGCTTGTTGGGCTGGTAAATGGTGATAGTCCCGTTGACCACGGCTGCTTTGCCGTCGTTGTAGGCCCGCACGTTCAGGGCTTCCACGTCAATCTTGTCGTAGACGCTCTTACCGTCCCGAATCGACTGGATGTAGTCCGTTTTGCCGTTTTGCTTGCCGTTGGAATGGGTATAAACCAGGTCGTCGGCAAAGACTTTTTCCAGGAAGGCGTAGTCTTTCTTGACCTGAGCCTCGAAGCGCTGCCGTTCCAGGGCTTCCACTTCTTTCACAGCGGCCATATCTTTTTTATTAGCACCCGATTGGGCGAATGCCGCCACGCCGAGCACGAGCAGCAGGGCAAAGGTGAGGAGTCGTTTCATGGTGGGCAGCGGGTTAAGCAGCGGGTTGGGAATCAAGATCAATCGGCTTCATGCGGGGCACCAGGAAGTGCATAAGCACCCAGGCAAACAGGTAAGCGCCCCCGCAGATCAGGAACATGATGAAGTAGGCCGTTTCCTTCTCGCCGATGCTTTCGTAGTACACAAACATGCGCTTCTGCACCAGGGCCGAGAGCAGAATACCGCCCAAGCCGCCGGCCATGCCGCCGATACCCGTCACCGAGGCCACAGCCCGCTTGGGGAACATGTCCGACACCGTAGTGAAGATGTTGGCGCTCCAGGCCTGGTGAGCCGCCGCCGCAATACCGATTACAATGACGGCCAGCCACATATTGATCTGCCCCAGATACTGGGCAAATACGATGGGGAACACGCACAGGGCAATGAGCAGCATAGAGGTTTTGCGGGCTCGGAATGGCTCCCAGCCTTTGCGGATAAAGTTCAGCGGAATCCAGCCGCCGCCCACGCTGCCAATGCTCGATAGTACGTACACCATAGCTACCGGAACAGCCACAGCGGTGCCTTTCAGGCCGTATTGCTTGTTGAGGAAGTCGGGCAACCAGAACAGGTAAAACCACCAGATCGGGTCGGTCAGGAACTTGCCGAGCACGAAGGCCCAGGTTTGGCGGAAAGTGAGCAGCTTAAACCACGACACTTTAGGCAGAGTCTCGATAGAAGCGGCGGCCAAGTCATCCACATCCGAGTGGATGTACTCAAATTCGGCTTTGGTCAGCTTGGCGTGGCGGGCAGGCACTTCGTAGAAGTAAAACCACAGTATCAGCCACACGAAGCCCAGGGCCCCGGTGATGATGAAGGCCCACTGCCAGCCGATGGTTTCGGCAATAAGCGGTACGGTTAGCGGGGCAATGATGGCGCCCACGTTAGAGCCGGAGTTGAAAATACCCGTCGCCAATGCCCGCTCCTTCTGCGGAAACCACTCGGCCGTGGTTTTGATGGCGGCCGGAAAGTTGCCGGCCTCCGTCACGCCCAAAAATGCCCGGGCTACCGAAAAGCCCAGCGTGCTGGTCACGAAGGCGTGCCCGATGGCGGCCAGGCTCCACAGAAACGTCGACAAGGCGTAGCCCATCTTGGTGCCGAGCTTGTCGATGATGCGCCCCACGCCCAGCATGCCGAGCGAATAGGCCAGCTTGAAGGCAATTTCAATGTCGGCGTAATCGGCGTCGCTCCACTTAAACTCGGTTTCGAGGTAGGGCTTCAGCAGCGAGATTACCGCCCGGTCGAGGTAATTGACCGTGGTGGCAAAAAACACCAGGGAGCAGATGGTCCAGCGGTACTTACCGATGGTATTATCCAACGAGGGCGGGTTGGGCACGGCTGGGGGGATAACCGAGGCTGTTTTCATCACGAAGCGCGAGAGGTGAGAAATTGCATGAGCGGCGCAATACGCGGCGCGATGACGGCCACGTCATCGGCACCTTTAAAGAGCTGGGAGCCAATCCCAACCACATTCACACCGGCCCCAAACCACTCGGTGAGGCTGGCCTCGGTGGGCTCTACCCCACCGGTTACCATGAGCTTCACCGTGGGCATAGGCCCGCGCAGGCTCTTGATAAAGTCGGGCCCGAGTACGTTGCCGGGGAAGATTTTCACTAAGCCCGCACCCAGTCGCTGGGCGTTGTAGACCTCGGTGAGCGTCATGGCTCCGGGCACCCAGGCCACGTCCTGAAGGCGGCAGGCCTCGCCCACTTCAGCCGTCATGATGGGCTGCACCACGAAGGCAGCGCCGGCGCTGATGAACTCCTCGGCCTGGGCGGCGGTGTAGATGGTGCCGATGCCCAGGACCATTTCGGGCAGGTGCTCCTGCACGTAGCGCTGCAACTCGGTGAAAACTTCCAGGGCGTTGGTGCCGCGGTTCGTGAATTCAAAGACGCGGACGCCGCCTTCGTAGCAGGCCTGCACCACGCGCTGGGCGTAGGCGGCATCGGCGTGGAAGAAGACCGGCACCAAAGGCGCTTGCAGCACGCGCTCCAGAACTTCGGCGGAAGAGTATCGGGACATGAATCTGGTTATTAGTTGTTGGTTGTCAGTTGTTAACTTTGAGCTGGCGTCTGCTTCTAACAACTGACAGCCAGCACCTAACAACTCCCCTAGCGGAGCAGGCGCCCCGAGGTATTGCCTTTCACGACTTCCTCTACCTCGGCCTTGGTGGCCAGATTAAAGTCGCCGTGAATCGTATGCTTGAGGGCGGAAGAAGCAACCCCGAAAGTCAGGGCCTGCTGCTGGTCGTTGGAAGTCAGCGAGCCGTAAATGAAGCCCGCAATGAAGGCGTCGCCGCCCCCGATGCGGTCCACGATGGGCACGATGTCGTAGCTGGGGCTTTCCACGAAGTTCTGGCCGTCGTAGAGA belongs to Hymenobacter cellulosilyticus and includes:
- a CDS encoding nuclear transport factor 2 family protein, coding for MKRLLTFALLLVLGVAAFAQSGANKKDMAAVKEVEALERQRFEAQVKKDYAFLEKVFADDLVYTHSNGKQNGKTDYIQSIRDGKSVYDKIDVEALNVRAYNDGKAAVVNGTITIYQPNKPDGTPNVAHLKYVVVQVKDAKKGWQVVLWQSQKQPEAKS
- a CDS encoding MFS transporter, encoding MPNPPSLDNTIGKYRWTICSLVFFATTVNYLDRAVISLLKPYLETEFKWSDADYADIEIAFKLAYSLGMLGVGRIIDKLGTKMGYALSTFLWSLAAIGHAFVTSTLGFSVARAFLGVTEAGNFPAAIKTTAEWFPQKERALATGIFNSGSNVGAIIAPLTVPLIAETIGWQWAFIITGALGFVWLILWFYFYEVPARHAKLTKAEFEYIHSDVDDLAAASIETLPKVSWFKLLTFRQTWAFVLGKFLTDPIWWFYLFWLPDFLNKQYGLKGTAVAVPVAMVYVLSSIGSVGGGWIPLNFIRKGWEPFRARKTSMLLIALCVFPIVFAQYLGQINMWLAVIVIGIAAAAHQAWSANIFTTVSDMFPKRAVASVTGIGGMAGGLGGILLSALVQKRMFVYYESIGEKETAYFIMFLICGGAYLFAWVLMHFLVPRMKPIDLDSQPAA
- a CDS encoding bifunctional 4-hydroxy-2-oxoglutarate aldolase/2-dehydro-3-deoxy-phosphogluconate aldolase, translating into MSRYSSAEVLERVLQAPLVPVFFHADAAYAQRVVQACYEGGVRVFEFTNRGTNALEVFTELQRYVQEHLPEMVLGIGTIYTAAQAEEFISAGAAFVVQPIMTAEVGEACRLQDVAWVPGAMTLTEVYNAQRLGAGLVKIFPGNVLGPDFIKSLRGPMPTVKLMVTGGVEPTEASLTEWFGAGVNVVGIGSQLFKGADDVAVIAPRIAPLMQFLTSRAS
- a CDS encoding DUF4249 domain-containing protein, which gives rise to MNTHVNLRAGLLLCCALLLSLSGCIESFEPSDGPVTQNFLVVDGFLNSEGVTTIKLTRSLGLKAKTAPPVEAKAKVFMEEENGPRYALPETQAGTYVSPRLTLNPAKRYRLHFNTANNREYITDYTQAKRTPPIDKVNWQVEGNSVRILVSAHDAANQTRYYRWDMDETWEFTSAYHSYLEYSNGKIRPRAVDIYRCWGTQPSGLIKLFTTTKLSQDVVADYPVLMLPSNSVKLRYKYSVLVKQYAQTVEEFAYWEALRKNTENIGTLFDPLPSQLTGNIHCVTDPAELVLGYIGAYSVQEQRLFISRDQLPADWKFETGYETCGVPDTVSGFYKDVAFLTPNYLPLEDLEGRYTAQYADCVDCRRRGTNVQPTFWK
- a CDS encoding aldehyde dehydrogenase family protein is translated as MPKFISPAVEFGSLLNQVKQLTPEIFTSDGKFQNLMEGQWQQPGSPREFTSPIDGTQLAAMPMLNREQALKAVQFAKQEAAAWAATDLDERRNKVQECLNQLRPHVELVGKLLMWEIGKTYKLGFTDIDRAIEGVQWYVDNIEEMLGNRTPLGLVSNIASWNYPHSVLLHAVLVQALCGNSVIAKTPTDGGFISLSFAFAIARRCGLPVTLVSGPGGELSDVLVKNEAVDCLSFVGGRYNGRNIADALSQEHKRYMLEMEGVNTYGIWDYSDWNSLADQLKKGYDYGKQRCTAYVRFVVQRSLFPQFLETYWEAVKSLKVGNPTLVDNPGDKLPELAFGPVINKNQAEDLDRLYENALKTGATPIFEGKLDESLFLPGQDMSAYRAPRALVNLPRQSELYFKEPFGPIDSIVLVDRVEELVGEMNISNGALVGALASDDEKWAQRTAKEVRAFKMGVNKLRSRGDREEVFGGLGESWKGAFVGGKLLVEAVTEGVPAQPVLGNYPEATLLPEKI